The Thermodesulfobacteriota bacterium genome has a window encoding:
- a CDS encoding biotin/lipoyl-containing protein: MTYTFKIQDKVFSVETEIDKEQTIVKINEKEVPVEFEKIDDNLYSVILDGKSLTIGVLKDGKKIQVFMDGDLFIIEAISERDQRKSSQELSGVQEIKSPMPSRVVKILKEIGDDVAADEGIVVVEAMKMESELKSPIEGKVTDISVAEGDAVEADTTLLVVSSE, from the coding sequence ATGACATACACTTTCAAAATACAGGACAAAGTCTTTAGTGTTGAAACCGAAATAGACAAAGAGCAAACAATTGTAAAAATTAACGAGAAAGAAGTACCAGTTGAATTTGAAAAAATAGATGACAATCTCTATTCAGTAATACTCGACGGCAAATCTCTGACTATAGGCGTTCTAAAAGATGGCAAGAAAATTCAGGTATTTATGGATGGGGATCTATTTATCATAGAGGCCATATCAGAGAGAGATCAGAGAAAATCTTCCCAAGAGCTTTCAGGTGTCCAGGAAATCAAATCTCCAATGCCAAGCCGCGTAGTTAAAATACTTAAAGAAATAGGAGATGACGTAGCAGCAGATGAAGGAATTGTAGTAGTAGAAGCTATGAAAATGGAAAGCGAGCTTAAATCTCCAATCGAAGGAAAGGTAACTGACATCAGTGTAGCAGAAGGAGACGCTGTTGAGGCAGACACCACATTATTAGTAGTTTCCTCTGAATAA
- the rsmA gene encoding 16S rRNA (adenine(1518)-N(6)/adenine(1519)-N(6))-dimethyltransferase RsmA, with translation MPSSIKDKINPKDFFSRINSYPDKNLGQNFIKDLRVINRIADVAGLCEDDDVLEIGPGMGALTYKLSQIAKRVIAIEKDAKLYDHLSVLFDGYTNLELINNDALKEDFGALYYGNKLKVIANLPYSVSTPLLFKFLETRQNYSCLVLMLQLEVGERIAAAPGSKTYGSISVLLQTYADISTEFRVSPESFWPKPKVDSVVLKIVPLDTPRIDISDDNQFERIVRASFSSRRKMLPNSLESIMPKKTAQEALDLAGIDQKRRAETLTVKEFGILAEKLRLLGV, from the coding sequence ATGCCATCTAGTATAAAAGACAAGATTAATCCCAAAGATTTTTTCTCTAGAATTAACTCTTATCCAGATAAGAACTTAGGACAAAATTTCATCAAAGACCTAAGGGTCATTAATCGTATTGCTGATGTAGCAGGTTTATGTGAAGACGACGATGTACTTGAGATTGGTCCCGGTATGGGTGCGCTAACATATAAATTGTCACAAATTGCAAAAAGAGTAATAGCTATAGAGAAAGATGCGAAGCTATACGATCATTTAAGTGTTCTATTTGATGGCTATACAAATTTAGAGTTGATTAACAATGATGCATTAAAAGAGGATTTTGGCGCTTTGTATTATGGTAATAAACTCAAGGTAATAGCAAATCTACCCTATAGCGTTTCTACTCCTCTATTGTTCAAGTTTCTTGAAACACGGCAAAATTATTCATGCCTAGTATTGATGCTTCAACTCGAAGTAGGAGAGAGAATTGCTGCCGCGCCTGGAAGTAAAACCTACGGATCAATTTCAGTTCTTTTGCAAACCTATGCGGATATCTCAACTGAGTTTAGAGTCTCGCCTGAGTCTTTTTGGCCAAAACCCAAAGTTGATTCAGTTGTTCTAAAAATAGTACCGCTTGATACACCCCGTATAGATATTTCCGATGATAACCAATTTGAAAGAATTGTAAGAGCGTCCTTTTCTTCTCGAAGAAAAATGCTGCCAAATTCACTTGAATCAATTATGCCAAAGAAGACAGCTCAAGAGGCTCTGGATTTGGCAGGAATCGATCAAAAAAGAAGAGCAGAAACCCTCACGGTAAAGGAATTTGGAATTTTGGCAGAAAAGCTAAGACTTTTGGGAGTTTAA
- the accC gene encoding acetyl-CoA carboxylase biotin carboxylase subunit: protein MFNKILIANRGEIAVRIIRACKELGATTVAVYSDADRKSLHVTLADEAYHIGGSAPSESYLVIDKIIEVAKKSGAEAIHPGFGFLSENEEFAKRCEKEKIVFIGPSAEAIRLMGDKITARKIAQDAKVPLVPGSDGAVTDVEASVVAEKIGYPVMIKASAGGGGKGMRLVRDKEDFESSLRMARSEARSSFGDDSVFVERFVEEPRHVEIQIIADTHGNTLYLFERECSIQRRHQKVIEEAPSPAISAKTRKKMGEVAVNIAKAVSYSGAGTVEFIMDQKENFYFLEMNTRVQVEHPVTEMITGFDIVKWMVRIAEGEKLPFKQKELSINGWAVECRVYAEDPETNFMPSPGMLHYVKAPSGPGIRDDSSIYSGCEITSFYDPMLSKLVVWADSREAAIDKMASALREYVVLGVKTNIGFLIRVMQNDEFRQGKLDTGFIERHQELLGPGEVDIEPAIIAAALALEDVEETQESDKAPQSNWKLLGRKAAVSGGNLV from the coding sequence ATGTTTAATAAGATACTAATAGCAAACAGAGGGGAGATCGCGGTAAGAATAATACGAGCTTGCAAGGAGCTAGGCGCAACTACTGTCGCTGTGTACTCTGATGCCGACCGTAAATCACTTCATGTTACACTCGCGGACGAAGCATACCACATTGGAGGATCCGCGCCCTCAGAGAGTTATCTGGTTATAGATAAAATTATTGAAGTCGCTAAAAAATCAGGCGCCGAGGCAATTCACCCGGGGTTTGGATTCCTATCTGAAAATGAAGAGTTCGCAAAAAGATGCGAGAAAGAAAAGATTGTTTTCATAGGCCCATCCGCCGAAGCAATTAGGCTTATGGGTGATAAAATTACCGCTAGAAAAATTGCTCAGGACGCAAAAGTACCGCTTGTTCCAGGATCAGACGGCGCTGTCACTGATGTTGAGGCTTCAGTTGTAGCCGAAAAGATTGGCTACCCTGTAATGATTAAAGCATCAGCTGGCGGTGGTGGTAAAGGTATGAGGCTGGTCAGAGACAAGGAAGATTTCGAAAGTTCGCTTCGAATGGCTAGAAGTGAGGCACGCTCTTCATTTGGGGATGACTCTGTTTTTGTAGAACGATTTGTTGAAGAACCAAGGCACGTAGAGATACAAATAATCGCAGATACTCACGGAAACACGCTTTATCTATTTGAACGTGAGTGTTCAATACAAAGAAGACATCAAAAAGTAATAGAAGAAGCTCCTTCTCCCGCAATTAGTGCAAAAACCAGAAAGAAAATGGGAGAGGTAGCGGTAAATATCGCAAAAGCTGTTAGTTACAGCGGCGCAGGCACTGTAGAGTTCATTATGGATCAGAAAGAGAATTTTTATTTTCTTGAGATGAACACTCGTGTTCAGGTAGAGCACCCAGTGACTGAGATGATAACAGGTTTTGATATTGTGAAATGGATGGTACGAATAGCAGAGGGAGAAAAGCTTCCATTCAAGCAAAAAGAACTTAGCATAAACGGCTGGGCAGTTGAATGCAGGGTATACGCTGAAGACCCTGAAACTAATTTTATGCCCTCACCAGGAATGCTGCATTATGTAAAAGCCCCTAGCGGACCTGGAATTAGGGACGACTCATCAATATACAGCGGATGTGAAATTACATCTTTTTATGATCCAATGCTATCAAAACTTGTAGTATGGGCTGATAGCAGGGAAGCAGCAATCGACAAAATGGCTTCAGCGCTAAGAGAATATGTCGTTCTTGGAGTTAAAACAAATATTGGATTTTTAATTCGCGTTATGCAAAACGATGAATTTAGGCAAGGCAAGCTAGATACTGGTTTTATCGAGCGTCACCAGGAGCTGCTCGGTCCGGGAGAAGTTGATATCGAACCTGCCATTATTGCTGCAGCGCTAGCATTAGAAGATGTTGAGGAAACTCAAGAGTCAGATAAAGCCCCTCAATCAAACTGGAAGCTCCTAGGTAGGAAAGCAGCAGTATCAGGGGGTAACCTAGTATGA